The Acidovorax sp. RAC01 genomic sequence CCGACCCGCTCAATGCGCTCGCCGGTGTTCACTTCGATGCCTTCCGCTGTCAGCATTCCGGTCACAGCGGCTGCAATGTCCTCGTCCTCGCGGGCCGTGAGGCGGGGCCCTGTTTCCAGAATGGCAACCTCACTTCCCAGCCGCCGAAAGATCTGAGCCATCTCCAGGCTGATGTATCCACCGCCGATGATCACCAGCCTGGACGGTAATTCACGCAGCGCCAACAGCCGTTCGTTGTCCAGGAACGGCAGCTCGTCCAGCCCAGGCACCGGCGGAACAAAGGGACGTGTGCCGGTGTTCAGCACCACCTTGGGCGCCACCAGCTGATGCTCGCCGGCCAGCACCACGAACTGTTCGCCTTCACGGCCCGCCAGGCGACCGCGCGCCTTGATGATGGTGAGTCCTTCCAACTGGCCCAGCCAGGCCTGCAGGCCAGAGCGAGCCTCCTCCACCCGGCGTTGCATGCGCTCCATCGCTGCCCTGAAGTTGACCTGGACCGACCCGGTTTGCACACCGAATTCGCTGGCCCGGCGCGCCATGTGAGCCACACGAGCCGACTTGCGTAGGGTCTTGGTTGGGGTGCAGCCCCGATTGACACAGGTACCACCCAGGTCACGCTCCTCGATGAGCGCCACCTTCATACCCCGGGCAACGAGTGTCGCGCCCAGAAAGGGACCGGCCTGACCGGCTCCGATCACGATCGCGTCGAACCTCTGTTCCCCGCTCATGGCCGCACCTCGACACCGCGCCAGAACGCCACCCTGCCGGTCACCGCCTCCGCACCAGCCTTGGGCGACGGGTAGTACCACGCCGCGTCAGCGTTCACGTCTTCGCCGACCACGACGTCGTAGTAGCTGGCCCGCCCCTTCCATGGACAGGTGGTGTGCGTATCGCTTGGTTTGAAATGTTCCGGGCGCAACGCGTCGTGTGGGAAATAGGCGTTGCCTTCAACTTCCACGATGTCATCGCTCTCAGCGATGGTGGTGCCTTTCCAGATGGCTCTCATGCTCCGTCTCCTTCGTTTGTGTGTGGTTGGGATCAGTCCCGAATCAGTGTGGTGGTGATCACCGGATGGTTCTCCAGCGTTCGATGCACGGGGCAACGATCGGCGATGCGCAACAGGTCCTGTCGCTGGCTTTCACTCAACGGTCCGCTCAGCAGGAGCTGCCGCGTGACGTGGTCAACCTGTCCCGAGCGATCCCCGCACTCCTGGCAATCGGTCGCGTGCGCGCGCTCATGACGCAACCTGACCTGGACATCCTTGAGCGCATAGCCTTTTCGCTTGGCGTACTGGCGCAATGTCATGGACGTGCAGGCGCCCAGCGACATCAGCAGAAGTTCATAAGGATCGGGCCCGCGTTCGCCACCACCCACTTCCTTGGGCTCATCGGCGTCGAGGTG encodes the following:
- a CDS encoding mercuric reductase, translated to MSGEQRFDAIVIGAGQAGPFLGATLVARGMKVALIEERDLGGTCVNRGCTPTKTLRKSARVAHMARRASEFGVQTGSVQVNFRAAMERMQRRVEEARSGLQAWLGQLEGLTIIKARGRLAGREGEQFVVLAGEHQLVAPKVVLNTGTRPFVPPVPGLDELPFLDNERLLALRELPSRLVIIGGGYISLEMAQIFRRLGSEVAILETGPRLTAREDEDIAAAVTGMLTAEGIEVNTGERIERVGKADNDAGVRVQLAGGRSVDGSHLLVATGRIPNTDCLGLETVGLEVSARGYLVTNDRLETAVPGIWALGDINQRGAFTHTSYHDQDIVAENLAGGQRSAAARVGIYAMFTDPPLAHVGLYEADARKLVTEGRRISQAVHAMKDVSRAKEEGETVGKIKLLIDEDSGHFLGATMLGIQSDEIIQAIGLVMASGGTWKLVRDALPVHPTVTEFLPTIIDRRKPLTASSG
- a CDS encoding DUF427 domain-containing protein, producing the protein MRAIWKGTTIAESDDIVEVEGNAYFPHDALRPEHFKPSDTHTTCPWKGRASYYDVVVGEDVNADAAWYYPSPKAGAEAVTGRVAFWRGVEVRP